A stretch of the Filimonas lacunae genome encodes the following:
- a CDS encoding Crp/Fnr family transcriptional regulator, whose translation MFEAFKKYILEKANVTEADLEKIEAVCQYKKLRKRQFLLQEGDVWKYNAFIVKGCLRTYTIDDKGTEHILNFAIENWWTGDRESLQTGNPSMYNIDTLEDAEVILITKANFDQLCSTIPAFNDMVNAILQRSFVASQSRIHTFLSLGAEEKYLKFLEKYPQLATRVPQGMIASYLGITAETLSRVRKQTAKNQRSS comes from the coding sequence GTGTTTGAAGCATTTAAAAAATATATTCTCGAAAAAGCCAACGTTACAGAAGCCGACCTGGAAAAGATTGAAGCGGTGTGCCAGTATAAAAAGCTGCGTAAACGGCAGTTTTTGTTACAGGAAGGGGATGTGTGGAAATACAATGCTTTTATTGTAAAAGGATGTTTACGTACCTACACTATTGATGATAAAGGCACGGAACATATCCTGAATTTTGCCATTGAAAACTGGTGGACGGGCGACCGGGAAAGTTTGCAAACGGGAAATCCTTCTATGTACAACATAGATACACTGGAAGATGCGGAGGTGATCCTGATTACCAAAGCCAATTTCGATCAGCTGTGCAGCACCATTCCGGCTTTTAATGATATGGTGAATGCCATTTTGCAAAGAAGCTTTGTTGCATCGCAAAGCCGCATACACACGTTTTTAAGCCTGGGGGCAGAGGAGAAATATCTGAAGTTCCTGGAAAAGTACCCGCAGCTGGCTACGCGTGTTCCGCAGGGCATGATTGCTTCTTATCTGGGCATTACTGCCGAAACGTTAAGCCGTGTTCGCAAACAAACCGCCAAAAATCAACGTTCTTCTTAA
- a CDS encoding SphA family protein: MQATTLAGNSGPHNTRPLFYSLLQLTLLLALFTGKPHNAQAQDPTLPPTNLGLANVFDGIAGKPGFLYQGYAQLFQTRAIYDQNGHKAPTDLKINSLVTLHQFIYLSKIKVGSGNLGFTTIIPVAQVSASSTTGNAPSTNPKAWGDIITGTAIQWSDKKLFGKPFSHRTELDISWPVGAYTKSYAINPSAHLYSFGLYHAFTLQLNKQFSISARNQFNYNTHIIGTKARPGAFYNGNYSVDYALLPSLRIEAAAYFLGQLQQDSYDGHSDYYATQYGINNTRERVLGYGPGLAYFFPGGGLMEVKGFFETAVKNRPAGFRSTVRVAIPLSK; the protein is encoded by the coding sequence ATGCAAGCAACTACTCTTGCCGGCAATTCCGGCCCTCACAACACAAGACCGCTTTTTTATTCTTTGCTACAGTTAACACTACTGTTGGCGCTATTCACCGGCAAGCCCCATAACGCACAGGCGCAAGACCCCACTTTGCCCCCTACCAACCTGGGGTTAGCCAACGTGTTCGATGGCATAGCAGGCAAACCGGGTTTCCTGTACCAGGGCTATGCCCAGCTATTTCAAACCAGGGCCATCTACGATCAAAACGGACACAAAGCGCCTACCGATTTGAAAATAAACTCCCTCGTTACCCTGCACCAATTCATCTACCTGAGTAAAATAAAGGTGGGGAGTGGCAACCTGGGCTTTACCACCATTATACCTGTAGCACAGGTAAGTGCTTCTTCCACCACCGGCAATGCACCCTCCACCAATCCCAAAGCATGGGGCGATATCATTACAGGCACCGCCATTCAATGGAGTGACAAAAAACTGTTTGGCAAGCCATTCTCGCATCGTACAGAGCTGGACATCAGCTGGCCGGTAGGCGCTTACACCAAGAGTTACGCTATCAACCCTTCGGCACATTTATACTCCTTCGGCCTGTATCATGCTTTTACCTTACAGCTCAACAAACAGTTTAGCATCAGCGCCCGCAACCAGTTTAACTACAATACCCATATCATCGGCACAAAGGCAAGGCCCGGCGCTTTTTACAATGGCAACTACTCCGTGGATTATGCCTTGCTGCCATCGCTACGAATAGAAGCAGCAGCCTATTTCCTCGGCCAGCTGCAACAGGATAGCTATGATGGACATAGCGATTACTACGCTACACAATACGGCATTAACAATACCCGCGAACGGGTGCTGGGCTATGGCCCGGGACTGGCTTATTTTTTCCCCGGTGGCGGCTTAATGGAAGTGAAAGGCTTTTTTGAAACAGCGGTGAAAAACAGGCCCGCCGGCTTTAGATCAACAGTACGCGTTGCTATTCCTTTAAGTAAATAA